The DNA segment ACCCTGTGTTTAAAGTAACCGCCTTTTCCGAAGGTAGAATGTTAATTTTATGATGTTCTAATTAAGTGAGTTTTTCTGCTATTATTTGTAAGTTTTCACTTACGTTCAAAGTTAATACCACGCGTTAATgatatgtttaaaaaacaacCGGTGAGTAGAAATATTACCTGAGACCAGTTTAGTTTTGTTGCATGTTCCTGAAGCGAACAAGTTAAATTTCACCGTTAAATTTCGAATTGCTCTGGTATCGTAATGTCTAAGCGGTTATCCTTGTTTAAAGGCAATGTTAGAATTGTAAAAACTGAAATCATGTATCTTAATTTTACTATTGAACtacttttattgaatttttcttaacGGAGTAAAACTATTGTTGTACATTTTGTAACATGACTTATCCTGAAACTTCGGATATatcaatttattactatttaaacgtacacatatgtatactcataagtatatatgtatgtatataaatgctttaagtacatatttacagcACAGAGATGTTACTTATTctcttaaaaaacatataataagtacatattttaagcttaatatattatactttgcaattttctattaatttttcgatagcatatacatacataggtcttgtaaaatataaacatgTACATGCCTCTTAAAATTactaattattgtaaaattcaTATAGCGCTAACATAGAACGCCTATGTTATATATTGTCTTATGTCAgttgaacaattttatttttggttgccATCAAATTCACCGAATTCCTATAATGTGTATAAATACATGTTCCTGATGACTAATAAATGGCTAATCAAATGCCGAACTTTTAGTCAGCAGTGTTAGTTTGAAGTAGTACACTAGTTAAATATGGAAACATTTCCTGAGTGGACATATCGTCCTGTTGGCTGTGACCGTTATTCCTGTAACTctatacagttttatttttgaagcGAGGATTCTGTTCGTACGcctacaaaaaaaagaaaagaattaaTTGGTCATCATTgcttcaacattaaaaaattgagtGTGTTTTCACCTTTCGAGCTATCATGAGTAGATTATCGTACGCACTATTGCCGGTTTGCTTTACCATGTCGTAGAATACTTTAGATTCACTTTCAGTCAACAATTTATACGGTGCGTCGAATTCCACCGCGCGTCCAGCATCCATGACCAGCACCTTATCCGAGTCCATGACCGTGTGCAAACGATGCGCAATTGTGAGAACCGTGCAATATTTGAATTTACTTCTTATTGTCAATTGTATGAGTGCATCCGTCTGCGGATCTACATTTGCCGTTGCCTCGTCCAGCACGAGAATTTTATTTTCACGTAGTATAGCACGTGCCAGGCATACCAACTGTCGTTGACCGACACTGAAATTACTGCCACCCTCTGATATTTTGCTTTGTAAGCCGCTCGGCAACTCGGCCACAGCATCTTTCAGTTCAACCTGCAACACagatgtgtacatatgtatttatactaatattatatctAAGTATTTGATAATTTCCGCTTACCTCCTCAAGCACTGCCCATAATTTGGCATCTGAATACTCGTCGAATGGATCCAAATTGTAACGCATTGTGCCCGAAAAGAGCACCGGTTCTTGTGGTATTATGGAGATTTTGCTGCGCAAATCATGCAAACCCAACTCCTCAATATTTCTTGTGTCTATAATGATGGAACCCTCATTGTACGATAGGCGAAAGAGCGCATTGATGAGCGAAGATTTGCCTGCACCGGTACGTCCCACAATACCCACCTTTTCCGATGGTtgtatttcaaagtttaacGATTTCAATACACGATCTGATTTCGAATCCGGAAAATAGCGTAGACTAAGCTCATCAAATACGATTTTACCCTGTTCGGGCCATGTTTTCGGTGGTTTTTTACTGAGTTTACTTTCAAGTTCTCCTTCGGGTTCAATTTCTTCATATTCTATTAGACGTTCTACACTCGTCATACTATTTTCGAGCTCAGCTGATTGACGCATACCCCATTGCACCATACCCGTCAGGCCCATGGCCTGAGTCACAGCCAAGCCAACATCGCCACCATTGTCAGGTGAGGAAACCAAAAAACTTAATGTAGTAACAGCTATATAGAGTGCACAGAAACAGTCGAGCCAGTAGCCAAAAGCGCGATTTGTTATCAAAAACATATAATAGCCAGAGCTGTGCAAATCCTGATAATTGTCAAACTCATTTATCAGCATCTGCTGGGCCGCGAAAGCGCGTATCGTCGGTAGGCCATTAAGTGAGGCGCTCAAGTGTGAATAGATGGGCGAACGTGCTGGAAAGAGTAACAAGTTTAGCATAGTGTAACTGCTTTTTTACTAATTCTTTATGATCAGCTTACTAACTGCTTCAAGACGTTTTACATCGCGCGACGTATTTAAGTAAAACGAACGCATTGCATAGAAAATAAGCGCCAGCACAGCCGTCACCAGGAGATTCATTGGATTTACAATGGTGATTACAATGACAATACCAAACAAGCTCAGGAAATTCTGTATGACATCCATCATTACCCATGGCAGCAATTCATCCACTTGACCCAAATCCTTTGCGAAACGATTTAGTATGCGACCAGAGGGGTTTGTATGAAAGAAGTACATGGATGCGCGTGTGATGCCACGGTACATTGCATTGTGCAGCTCCGTTGAGGACAGCATCGTCATTGTGTTGAAGAGCAAGCTGCGGCCGACAGCAAAAACGATGATGGCCAAAATGATgccgaaaaatatataaatatccatTGGGTCAGTATTACTGTTCAGTCTTGGATCGTGCGCATCCGTGGCGTTAGTTATATTAACAGCCAAATCACGCGCTTGGCTAGCTAGTTGTTGCTCGTTTTTATTAACCCTATGGAGAATCGCGCAACAAAACGGAACACTTTAACacaaaatgaatgaatgaaagcgTACAGATAACTTACCACATCGAGACGTAGAAGTCGCCAGTAGACCCCAATATCTGTGCCGCAACACAAAAGAACGCCGTTATAGAGAACAACAAATATCCGCCACTGGCAccgaaatactttttatatagtCCCCAACCAATTTTACCCATCTCACGCTTCTCCTGCACTTGCAAAGGCGAATCAGCTGCTTCTTCAATCAAAGAGTCCGCTATCGACTCGTCCATCGAACTCATTGTCGCAGTGCTATTCTGTCGATTCATATTGATCTGTGTTGACTTACTCTTCCCTTCCGCATCGCTATCATCACCACCCTTACTACTCTCTTCTGGAGCCGTCAGCAAATTCGCAAAATCCAGACCGCTACTGCGCATCGACTGATAGGTACCCACAGCACTGATCTTGCCCTTATCCATTATAACAATGATATCAGCTTGTTCTAAGAATTGCAACTGATGCGTAACCAAAACGACGATTTCATTGCGCAGATAACCACGCATACACTGGTCAAAGAGATGACGACCGACATGCGTGTCCACCGCGCTTAGTGGATCATCGAGCAGGTAAACATCGGCTTTACGGTATACGGCGCGCGCTAAGCTGATACGCGCCTTTTGACCGCCCGAAAGCGATGCGCCACGTTCACCCACTAACGTTTTGTCGCCATGTGGCAGCAGCTCGAAATCGCGTTCCAGCGCGCACTTTTTCACCACCGCGCGATAACGATGTTTGTCCATAGGTAAGCCGAATAATATGTTCTGCCGTATGGTGCCAGTGAACAACCAAGGCTCCTGCGAGGCATACGAGTAGGAGCCGTGTACTGTAATGGAACCCGATTCCGTAGGCAGTTCACCAAGTATGGCTtgtatcaaactaaaaaaaagcgcaaattattaaaatcaagTGAACACCTATATGAACAATAATTACTTTTCATAATTTGATTGTCGTTGGTATGTTAAGTCCAACACTATTGGCAATTACTCGTACCTTGACTTTCCGGAACCCACCGGTCCAATGACAGCCACTAGTGTGCGCGGTTTTACATTCAAGTTCACATTGTTCAGCGTATATTCTATTGCGGTGGGATCCCACTTCGCTTTCAAATTACATATTTCAATGCCAGCTTCTTTACGTGCTGGCTCCTGTGTTATTTGTTTCGTTAACTTTAGATTACCATTCAGGTCGTCTGTCTTCTTAGTTTTATTACAGCTATTCGCTGAAATTTTCGAGTTATCACCGATTTCTTCGTATAATAAGTAATCTGTTATACGCTTCATGGACACAAGCGTTTCCGAGATTTGTTGAATACCATTGGGAAAGGCCACAACCATGGTGTTGCGCAAAATGCTGTAAAAGGCAGTGATAACGAAGGCTTTTTCCGCGGTGAGAAAGTTACCCAACAGCACATAGCCGACTAAGCTGACGAAAACAGATACGCGGGTCATATACATCGCGAACGATTGCAAGATGCCGCGTATATAGTTATTGTAGCGTATGGCTGACATTTCCTTTCGACGTACAAACTGTATCATCTTGCCGAAAGGTTTCTCCCACGCATACATCTTAATCACCTGTATGCCCGAGACAATCTCGTTCATCATGCGCACGCGTTCGTCGGTGCGCAAGGCTGTGCGCAAACGCAGCTTCGATGTCATTTTGCCCAAAAACGCTTGCAGCGGTATGAATAACAACATAGCTGCGACACCGAACAGCGATGCGATACCGATCTTAAATGGAAGTACATAAATGAACTGTTGgttaaactaaaaactaaagTTTTTACGAACACTTACCTCTCTATACATAAGTACGGCTACAACGATGATCTCTATGGGTCCCACCCACAACACGTGTATGTGCATGATGGATGTGTCCAAGCGACCGACATCATTAGATATCAGGTTGACTACTTGGCCCGTCGTGGTGCCGCCCAACGCCGTTCTGTTCAATCGCAGCGCTTTCCTATAAATCAAATTGCACATGGCGAGACGCACCTTCATGCCGATATGTTGTATACCCAGCATATAGGGATGCCTGAAGAGCACGTTAATCACATTGCAGAGTATCACACCCATGGCGTAGATGTATGCGGTATATTTGTCATCCTTGTTCGTGGGATTCGCATAGTAATTGACTAGACCTCCAAGAAATAGTGGCTGTGTGACGCTGTGAACAACAATAGAATTGCTTAAAGAAATAATACATTAGAGACTAGAAAAGGTTGACTTACCGCAGTCCGATTTCCaatgaaaatagcaaaaatcctAAAGCTAAGAATTGCAACCCAAATACGCGTATCACAGCTAGAAGCAAGTTGGGTTCTTTATTTTTAAGGCGCTTCTTCTCAATCTCCGCTTCCCAAGctgcatttaatttaataccGAGCGTTTCTGAAAAAAGGGTTTTAAATATTCTGTCAAGCGccgatttcaatattttaaaggtCTGCATTATCGTCCTCaggattttttgaataaatatcgGGGGCTAGGAAGGTCTTTAGTTCCCACAGTTTACCTCTGTTTATAGTCTCAATCGACTTTCTTTCCATAAACGTATATATTAATCTTGAATTAGTGTCTTTCTTTGACACTGCCTAACTGGATGTGGTATCGGTAATCACACggtcaagcatgtccaaagacaCCTGTTCATGgtacttttttttgaaacaaatcagctttatcgggacgagtcgagcaagtacgcgtttcatacccagaATACTCGAGCTCTCctgtcatctctctaacacttgcctgacgatttcccaacaccatatctttcacttttttaataaaaaggtCGAAGGTCATTCAGAATGAGGCAtgccttcaacgatctctcgaccgtctttgaagctTTGTACTACTCTTTGGCTTGTGTTttcgataaaactgaatcaccataagccttttccaacattcgcaacgattcatATTCGGCATAACAATTAAGGGcggtcctaccaacttagcaaaatacatatttttgaaatatcatttacccggggaatttaGTTACAATTCCGgctgcttttttgtcacaatttctAACAGCGATTAGGGTCTAatgaatacatttttgtttcttttggcAGTCAGTGGCGTTCACAGCTACTAAAACAATTGTGTTTCCTATAAAGATGATTCCCGAAAGTAAGGTTTTTCCAAGCCGAACATGCTTTTAATATATCTTTGGCGTGGAATGTGAAGCTTCTTAGACTTAATAAAGATAttactataaaatttattaaactatCAAAAAAGCCTTAAGCTTCAAAGTTCCATTGATTGTGAATATAGTGAATAcagattttttgcaaaataacctCAAACTTTATGTTCTTAAttctttatatgcatttacTTACAAGTAAAAGGTACCTCACCTGACTTGTGTTCATCCAATGCCTTATATAGATCCCTTTCATCCAGAGTTTTTTTACgccctttgaaaaatatcggtATAGTAAAGCTAAAACATGAAAAATACTCATTATAATCGTCGCCGAAATTATGATAATAActacaaattatatataatataaaatttacaatactGTATTAAAAATAAGCAGTTGAATACATTAAAAATCAGAATGGAATTAGTCTAAACAATTTTCTATAAAGCAAAGGCggtatgcataaaaaataactAGTAGTAGTAGAATAGCTTTCTTCTTAAGTAAACTTGATGAGTGTATTaccatacatactcgtataaatgtatgtatgtacacatctTAAACAAAGATTTTGTTATATTGATATCCATGTTGTTTGAATTACTCATATTGTTTGTTTCTTGTAGAAAATGAAATTTACGATACTTTTGTTTTACCCTAAACTATATTAACTTTGCTGAGAAGCTTGTACTAACAGAGGTCGTAGACCTTATAAAGCagcatatactacatatatactaactatatgtacataggtagaACTGGTCAGCGTAACGTGCTGAATGAATTTAGCTATGCCCATCTGTCTGTCGGTCTGTTTATACGCGTACTACCtaactttttgagaaatttatATGAACTTTTGCATCCGCTCTTTTCTCCACAAGAAactgctaatttgtcggaatcgccatATCGGACCGCCGTAGTATATATACAGCTGTAATATAAACTGAATGAATCAAGTGTGTGTAAAGAAAGCTCTTTCATTTGACgtgatatcttcatgaaattttgcatggattattgtctatGGCAATGgcgtaatttccgaagaaatcagtcagatcgagtcactatagcatatagtagccatacaaactaaccgctcaaaatcaagtttctTGGATTGTTGAAGAATATTATAGCCCcgttgcaaccgaagttaacgttttttcttgttatgcTCTTGCAGCAAGTAGTTtcgttcacctaacggttgtatgtatcacctatcGCTATAGATATAGGAtaacttatatataaatgttctggatgacgagacgagttgaaatcctggtaactgtctgtctgtccgtccgttcgtccatgcaagctgtaacttgagcaaaattgagatatcttgatgaaatttggtatgagcaTTCTAATATTTTACCTCCGAGATAATATTAAAGGGATTTATGGGATTTCATAGTGGGAGTGGCAGCGCCCACTTATtggtgaaattacatatgtatctcgagacccgaccaaccgatttcgactaaatttggtaTGTAATATTCTCTTCATATTCCTATGTCGCGGTACGAAAATGTATACCaaacacgcctacttcccatatatagagcacaattttaaatttcacttgattATTTCACATACTAGTACTTTaaccaagaagcaattaatataacgagatacAACTTTGCATGAATAAagcctttagtgtatgccaccttatgtccaaaaattgttcaaatccaataaAGACGTTTTAagtccctaggtaccgaatatttggaccccagtacctatgtATAGTGGactttttatgcaaaatatcggatacacaattgaaattcagagagaatcctttgcTGACAGTAGCAaatctgtgtatcaaaaatgaattgaatcgggtcaatacttctcaGCTGCCTTATACCTAATATAGAGATTTTCGAACTGccgggtgactttatatcgcatatatcggtcaaaaAGGGAGttaacttaataaaattgagagtgTGTGCTTTTCTTATAACGATGCACATTTATGCTTATGTTGAATAAAATCAGGTGAAAACTTGTCATAGACCCTTTAAAATTAACAggccttatgtacctgaagaTACTTCACTGGCTTTAGTCCTTCcaagtttcaagagtataaaatctTCGGTTGAATCCGATTAGCTcttccttatttttttatttttgtttttactaattaaatgaaatacttttgttaaattatatatttttcctgtTATACcaattttgcaaatatatacatactttatgtatgtacttacgcTAGAATTCTTTCAGCATAATTACACAtccatatgtacttacatacaaatgtatatgtatatcttaataaaaaaattgcataatatGCACTAAAAATGTCTACTGTTCAACGTCACCCACATACATATGACACTTGTTTATGTATCTTTGATTTTACCACAACTAAAGC comes from the Bactrocera dorsalis isolate Fly_Bdor unplaced genomic scaffold, ASM2337382v1 BdCtg011, whole genome shotgun sequence genome and includes:
- the LOC105231581 gene encoding probable multidrug resistance-associated protein lethal(2)03659 isoform X1 is translated as MQSIKADELPENPRVRANPLSALLLCFTIPIFFKGRKKTLDERDLYKALDEHKSETLGIKLNAAWEAEIEKKRLKNKEPNLLLAVIRVFGLQFLALGFLLFSLEIGLRVTQPLFLGGLVNYYANPTNKDDKYTAYIYAMGVILCNVINVLFRHPYMLGIQHIGMKVRLAMCNLIYRKALRLNRTALGGTTTGQVVNLISNDVGRLDTSIMHIHVLWVGPIEIIVVAVLMYREIGIASLFGVAAMLLFIPLQAFLGKMTSKLRLRTALRTDERVRMMNEIVSGIQVIKMYAWEKPFGKMIQFVRRKEMSAIRYNNYIRGILQSFAMYMTRVSVFVSLVGYVLLGNFLTAEKAFVITAFYSILRNTMVVAFPNGIQQISETLVSMKRITDYLLYEEIGDNSKISANSCNKTKKTDDLNGNLKLTKQITQEPARKEAGIEICNLKAKWDPTAIEYTLNNVNLNVKPRTLVAVIGPVGSGKSSLIQAILGELPTESGSITVHGSYSYASQEPWLFTGTIRQNILFGLPMDKHRYRAVVKKCALERDFELLPHGDKTLVGERGASLSGGQKARISLARAVYRKADVYLLDDPLSAVDTHVGRHLFDQCMRGYLRNEIVVLVTHQLQFLEQADIIVIMDKGKISAVGTYQSMRSSGLDFANLLTAPEESSKGGDDSDAEGKSKSTQINMNRQNSTATMSSMDESIADSLIEEAADSPLQVQEKREMGKIGWGLYKKYFGASGGYLLFSITAFFCVAAQILGSTGDFYVSMWVNKNEQQLASQARDLAVNITNATDAHDPRLNSNTDPMDIYIFFGIILAIIVFAVGRSLLFNTMTMLSSTELHNAMYRGITRASMYFFHTNPSGRILNRFAKDLGQVDELLPWVMMDVIQNFLSLFGIVIVITIVNPMNLLVTAVLALIFYAMRSFYLNTSRDVKRLEAVTRSPIYSHLSASLNGLPTIRAFAAQQMLINEFDNYQDLHSSGYYMFLITNRAFGYWLDCFCALYIAVTTLSFLVSSPDNGGDVGLAVTQAMGLTGMVQWGMRQSAELENSMTSVERLIEYEEIEPEGELESKLSKKPPKTWPEQGKIVFDELSLRYFPDSKSDRVLKSLNFEIQPSEKVGIVGRTGAGKSSLINALFRLSYNEGSIIIDTRNIEELGLHDLRSKISIIPQEPVLFSGTMRYNLDPFDEYSDAKLWAVLEEVELKDAVAELPSGLQSKISEGGSNFSVGQRQLVCLARAILRENKILVLDEATANVDPQTDALIQLTIRSKFKYCTVLTIAHRLHTVMDSDKVLVMDAGRAVEFDAPYKLLTESESKVFYDMVKQTGNSAYDNLLMIARKAYEQNPRFKNKTV
- the LOC105231581 gene encoding probable multidrug resistance-associated protein lethal(2)03659 isoform X2: MQSIKADELPENPRVRANPLSALLLCFTIPIFFKGRKKTLDERDLYKALDEHKSETLGIKLNAAWEAEIEKKRLKNKEPNLLLAVIRVFGLQFLALGFLLFSLEIGLRVTQPLFLGGLVNYYANPTNKDDKYTAYIYAMGVILCNVINVLFRHPYMLGIQHIGMKVRLAMCNLIYRKALRLNRTALGGTTTGQVVNLISNDVGRLDTSIMHIHVLWVGPIEIIVVAVLMYREIGIASLFGVAAMLLFIPLQAFLGKMTSKLRLRTALRTDERVRMMNEIVSGIQVIKMYAWEKPFGKMIQFVRRKEMSAIRYNNYIRGILQSFAMYMTRVSVFVSLVGYVLLGNFLTAEKAFVITAFYSILRNTMVVAFPNGIQQISETLVSMKRITDYLLYEEIGDNSKISANSCNKTKKTDDLNGNLKLTKQITQEPARKEAGIEICNLKAKWDPTAIEYTLNNVNLNVKPRTLVAVIGPVGSGKSSLIQAILGELPTESGSITVHGSYSYASQEPWLFTGTIRQNILFGLPMDKHRYRAVVKKCALERDFELLPHGDKTLVGERGASLSGGQKARISLARAVYRKADVYLLDDPLSAVDTHVGRHLFDQCMRGYLRNEIVVLVTHQLQFLEQADIIVIMDKGKISAVGTYQSMRSSGLDFANLLTAPEESSKGGDDSDAEGKSKSTQINMNRQNSTATMSSMDESIADSLIEEAADSPLQVQEKREMGKIGWGLYKKYFGASGGYLLFSITAFFCVAAQILGSTGDFYVSMWVNKNEQQLASQARDLAVNITNATDAHDPRLNSNTDPMDIYIFFGIILAIIVFAVGRSLLFNTMTMLSSTELHNAMYRGITRASMYFFHTNPSGRILNRFAKDLGQVDELLPWVMMDVIQNFLSLFGIVIVITIVNPMNLLVTAVLALIFYAMRSFYLNTSRDVKRLEAHVRPSIHT